The Afifella aestuarii DNA segment TCGGCGAGATCGGCTGGCGCGCGGCCTATGTGGTCGTCGGCGTCTTCCTCATCGCCGTCGCCCTGCCATGGCTTTTGTGGCTGACGCGCCACCAATCGCGCTTCACGACGCCGCTCGCGCGGGCGGCGGGTGCGCCGGCGCCGCGGGTTCTCGACGGGCTCAAGATCGTCGCCACGACGCGCTATTTCTGGCTGGCGCTGCCGATCCTCGTCTATATGCCGTTCACGGCGACCGCGCTCACCTTCCACATCGTGCCGATCGGCGAGGCGCAGGGATGGCCGGGCGGATTGATCGCGACCGGTTTCACGCTGATGGCGGTGGGCGATCTCTGCGGGCTCATCGTCTCCGGTTTCATCGTCGACCGGCTGACGGCGCGGCGCATGGTGCCGCTGATGAACCTGCCGCTGTTCGTCGGGATCGCGGTGATGGGCTCGTCGTCGAGCGTTTTTGCGCTCGTTACCTTCTTTGTCTGTCTCGGCTTGTCGTCAGGCTTGGTGCAGACGACCTTCGGCTCGGTCTGGGCGGAGGTCTACGGCATTGCCCGGCTCGGGACGGTGCGGAGTTTTGCGGCCATGCTGATGGTGGCGGGGACGGCTGCGGGGCCCGCCGTGCTCGGCCTTGCGCTCGACAGCGGCCTGTCGATCGGGGCGATCGCGACGGGCTTCGTCGCACTCGGCCTTGCCGCGGCCGTGCTGGCGGCTTTCGGTGTGTCGCAGAAAGTGGCGCTGCCGGCCGAAGACATCGTCTGAGGCGGGGTCGCAACACACAATCCAAAAACCGGGGGGAAACATGGACGATTTCGATCCCACACAGATCGCCGAATTGCGTCGGCGCATCGAAGACGAACTCGCCGAGCTTGAGGCGCTGTCGGAGGCGGGGTCGGAGGGAAGCCGGCCTGTCGAACTCGACCAGCAGAGCGTCGGACGGATTTCGCGCATGGATGCGATGCAGGTGCAGGCGATGGCGCTCGCCTCCCAGAAACGTAGGACGGCCCGCATCGACGGGCTGAAGGCTGCGCTCAGACGGCTGTCTGACGGGGAATACGGCTATTGCGCGAGCTGCGAGGAACCGATCGCCTTCGGCCGTCTGAAGGCCGATCCGATGGCGCGGCTCTGTCTTGCCTGTGCGCGGCTTGGAGAAACCTGAACACGGCGAGAGACATGAAAACGGCGCCCCGGCGAGGCCGGGGCGCCGCAACGCTCGTCAAGCGATGTCGGCGGGGCGGGGGGCACGTTTGCTGCCGCCGATCATAGCTTTGACGAGGTTTTCCTTGTGGCGGTAGCTCTCGAAGAGCACGCCGACGACATGTGCGAGCACCATGACGAGCATGATGTTGGCGAGGGCTTCATGGGTCTCTTCCACCCAGTCCACGCCCCAATAGGCATCGAGCGTCATCATCCAGCCGGTGACGGCCGTCGCGGCCATGGCGAGGATGAGAGCGAGGACCATCAAGGCGCCGAGCGGGTTGTGGCCGATGTAGCGGGGCTCATCGCCTCGCACCGCCGCCTTGAGGTAGCGGGTGACATTGCCGGGCGAGCGGACGAACTGGCCGAAGCGGGCATATTTGGGGCCGACGAGGCCCCAAAGGACGCGGAAGGCGACGAGGGCGCCGGCCGCATATCCCGCCCATTCATGCACCGACATCACGTCGTCGCCGGTGAGCCAGGCGATGGTGAAGCTCGCCACCAGGCTCCAGTGAAAGAGCCTGACGAGGGGGTCCCAGACCTTGATCGTCGGTGCGTCCATCTCAGTCGCGGTCCCCGCGGCCCTGGCGCACCATCTCAAGGGTCTTCGGGTCGAAATAGGCTTCGACGCGCTTGCCCTGATCGTCGATCGCATAGGCTTCGTAGCAGCCGTCTTCGGTCTTGATCTGGCGGACTTCCCAGCCCTTGCTCTCAAGCTGCTGCTGCAGCGCTTCGCGCGGCTGCCACTCGGCCATCGGGGCGTTGCAGCGCGCGTCGTCGCTTGCGAAAGCGGTGCCGGCGGTCATTGCGCCGAGCGTCAGAACGGTTGCGGTGATAAGCTTCTTCATCTTGCTCTCCAGTCGGATCGGCCTTTGCGCATCGGCCATGGGAGCAAGATGGGAGTGGTGCCTGAAGCCAGCCTGAAGCACGATTTTCTGGGCTTCAGGCTGGCTTCAGGTTCCCCCCGTATCGGGGGAAGTTTCGCGCATAAAGTTCGGGGGCGACGATGCGGGTTCTGCTCGTGGAAGACGATCGGCTTCTCGGCGATGCCGTGCATGAACACATCGCCGATGAGGGACATGCGATCGACTGGGTCGAGACAATTGCCGATGCGGAAGCGGCGATCCATTCCACGCCTTACGATCTATTGCTTCTCGATTTGATGCTGCCGGACGGGCCGGGGCTCGGATTGCTGCGCCGGCTGCGCAGCGGCGGAGACGTGACGCCCGTCATCATCCTGACGGCGCGCGACCAGATCTCCGACCGGATCGCCGGGCTCAATTCCGGGGCCGACGATTATCTCGTCAAACCGTTCAATCTGTCGGAGCTGTCGGCGCGGCTTGCCGCCGTGTCACGACGCTATGCCGGCAATCCCAATCCGCTCGTCACGCTCGGCGACATCGAATTCGATCTCGCCGGCCGCTCCGTCTATCGCCGCGGGCGTCCGGTGGAGGTGACGGCGCGCGAATGGGCGCTTCTCGAAGGCCTTCTCCAGCATCCCGGGACGCTCCTGTCGAAGACGCAGCTCGAAGAGCGGCTTTATCCCTTCGGGGCGGAGGTGGAGAGCAACACGATCGAGGTGCATATCAGCCGCCTGCGCAAAAAGCTCGGGCATGAGGCGATCGAGACCGTGCGCGGCATGGGCTACCGGCTGAAACGATGATGTGGCGGATCTGGACGGGTGCGCCGAGCCTGCAGCGCCGCCTGAGCCTCGGGCTGGCGGTCGGGGTCACGGCGATGTGGCTGGCGGCAGCGATCGCGGCCGGCCTCGTGATCCGCGAAGAGCTGGACGAGGCCTATGACAGCGCGCTGCAGGAGACCGCGCAACGGCTGTTGCCGCTCGCCGTGCTCGATATCGTGGAAAGGAGCGCGGGGGCGGGCGGACGCCGGGTCACGCCGATCGGCGAGCACAAGGAGTTTCTGACCTATCTCGTGCGCGATTCGAAGGGCCGGATTCTGATGCAATCGCACGATGCCGTCCCGGCGGATTTCCCCGACACGCCGGCGCATGGTTTTCGCACGACGAAGACGCATCGCATCTATGGCGAGAAGGCGGTGAGCGGCACGATCATCATGGAGGTCGCCGAAACGCTCGCCCATCGCCGCGAGGCGGCGATCGAGGCCGCGGGAACGCTGTTCCTGCCGCTCCTCGGGCTCGTCCCGGCAAGTCTTTTTGGCGTGTGGTGGTTCGTGCGCGTCAGCATCCGGCCGATCCGGTCGTTTCGCGGTGCCATCGAAGCGCGAGGCGAGGGCGATCTGTCGCCGATCGCGGACGGTGGATTGCCGGCGGAGATCGAACCGATCGCCGATGCCGTCAACCGGCTGATGGAGCGGCTGCGGCGGGCGCTCGAGGCGGAGCGGAGTTTCACGGCGAACAGCGCCCATGAGCTGCGCACCCCGATCGCGGCGGCACTCGCCCACACGCAGCGGCTCATCGCCGTCAGCAAGGACGAGGCGGTGCGCGAGCGTGGGCGCCATATCGAGGCGGGGCTGACGCGGCTGTCGTCGCTGTCGGAAAAGCTGATGCAGCTCGCACGCGCCGAAGGCGCCGGGCTGATCGCCGAGGCCGAGCAGGATCTGACGACGGTTCTTGAGCATCTCGTCGAAGAATTCCGCCGCGCCGAGCCGGAAAACGCGCGTCTTCGGCTCGTCACAAACGGCCGCCTCGTCTCGCATATGGATGCCGACGCGTTTGCGATCCTTCTGCGCAATCTCATCGAGAACGCGCTGAAGCACGGCGAGCCGAAGGGGATGATCGAGATCGAGGTGCCGAGCGACAATGTCGTGCGGGTCGTCAACGGCGGGGTCGTCGTCGGGCCGGACGAGCTGAAACGCCTGCGCGGGCGCTTTGAACGCGGGGCGACGCGCGCCAAGGGCGCCGGGCTCGGTCTCGCCATCGCGCAGGCGATCGCGGCGGGCTCGGGCGCGGAGCTCACGCTGTCCTCGCCGGCCGCGGGACGCGAAGACGGTTTCGAGGCGGTGCTCTGGCTGCCGGAGTAGAGAGG contains these protein-coding regions:
- a CDS encoding TraR/DksA family transcriptional regulator yields the protein MDDFDPTQIAELRRRIEDELAELEALSEAGSEGSRPVELDQQSVGRISRMDAMQVQAMALASQKRRTARIDGLKAALRRLSDGEYGYCASCEEPIAFGRLKADPMARLCLACARLGET
- a CDS encoding response regulator produces the protein MRVLLVEDDRLLGDAVHEHIADEGHAIDWVETIADAEAAIHSTPYDLLLLDLMLPDGPGLGLLRRLRSGGDVTPVIILTARDQISDRIAGLNSGADDYLVKPFNLSELSARLAAVSRRYAGNPNPLVTLGDIEFDLAGRSVYRRGRPVEVTAREWALLEGLLQHPGTLLSKTQLEERLYPFGAEVESNTIEVHISRLRKKLGHEAIETVRGMGYRLKR
- a CDS encoding PepSY domain-containing protein yields the protein MKKLITATVLTLGAMTAGTAFASDDARCNAPMAEWQPREALQQQLESKGWEVRQIKTEDGCYEAYAIDDQGKRVEAYFDPKTLEMVRQGRGDRD
- a CDS encoding MFS transporter; translation: MLSRHLQLFRAEPRILAFGASSAFLSSPGQTFFIALFVAPIAASLGYSSAEMGGIYLAATLTSASLLPAVGHWIDRVDLRLYVTIVLAGLAAACLSASMVENGLMLFGSFLFLRMCGQGLMTHIQATSVARYFVNRRGLALSITAMGLPLAIAVTPNLAAFLIGEIGWRAAYVVVGVFLIAVALPWLLWLTRHQSRFTTPLARAAGAPAPRVLDGLKIVATTRYFWLALPILVYMPFTATALTFHIVPIGEAQGWPGGLIATGFTLMAVGDLCGLIVSGFIVDRLTARRMVPLMNLPLFVGIAVMGSSSSVFALVTFFVCLGLSSGLVQTTFGSVWAEVYGIARLGTVRSFAAMLMVAGTAAGPAVLGLALDSGLSIGAIATGFVALGLAAAVLAAFGVSQKVALPAEDIV
- a CDS encoding cytochrome b/b6 domain-containing protein, with translation MDAPTIKVWDPLVRLFHWSLVASFTIAWLTGDDVMSVHEWAGYAAGALVAFRVLWGLVGPKYARFGQFVRSPGNVTRYLKAAVRGDEPRYIGHNPLGALMVLALILAMAATAVTGWMMTLDAYWGVDWVEETHEALANIMLVMVLAHVVGVLFESYRHKENLVKAMIGGSKRAPRPADIA
- a CDS encoding sensor histidine kinase is translated as MMWRIWTGAPSLQRRLSLGLAVGVTAMWLAAAIAAGLVIREELDEAYDSALQETAQRLLPLAVLDIVERSAGAGGRRVTPIGEHKEFLTYLVRDSKGRILMQSHDAVPADFPDTPAHGFRTTKTHRIYGEKAVSGTIIMEVAETLAHRREAAIEAAGTLFLPLLGLVPASLFGVWWFVRVSIRPIRSFRGAIEARGEGDLSPIADGGLPAEIEPIADAVNRLMERLRRALEAERSFTANSAHELRTPIAAALAHTQRLIAVSKDEAVRERGRHIEAGLTRLSSLSEKLMQLARAEGAGLIAEAEQDLTTVLEHLVEEFRRAEPENARLRLVTNGRLVSHMDADAFAILLRNLIENALKHGEPKGMIEIEVPSDNVVRVVNGGVVVGPDELKRLRGRFERGATRAKGAGLGLAIAQAIAAGSGAELTLSSPAAGREDGFEAVLWLPE